TCCACCGCGCCGAAGAACTCGGGGATCAGCGTAAACGGCACCCCCCGGCGCTTGAGGCGGCGAAAATAGCGCAGTTCGCGCCGGGTCTGCTTGGCCTTCTCCCGCCGGCTGAGCTTGACGCAGCGGCCGGGGTCGTCCGGGTGCTGATAGCAGATCCGCTCGTCGCCCCGGCCGATGACGCGCCATTCAGACGTTTCGCGCTCGGGGCTCAGCATTGCCCCGCCTGCTTTTGTCGGGCCACGTCCAGCAGGCAGCGGTAGTTTTGCGCCATGATTTCCTCGACGTCCAGCGCCAGCGCCAGCGCCCGGCAGCGCCTGCGCAGCGCCGCTTCGTCCTTGCGCCCGGCCCAGTACGCCATGGCATCGGCAAGCGCCGGCACGTTATCTGCCCGATCCACTACGCTGGCCACCTCAGCGGTAACCACCTCTTTGGCGCCGCAGTGCTGGGTGGTAATCACCGGCGTGCCGCAGGCCAGCGCTTCGAGCACGGTAAAGCCGAACGGCTCGTAATGCGCCGGCAGCAGATAGCAGTCGGCCAGGGCAAAATAGCGCTCGGGGAAAGGCTGCTCGCCGAGAAAGCGGCATTTGTCGGCAATGCCCAGCTGTCGGGCGCGGGCCTGATATTCCGCCTGGCGGGAGTCGCGGCCGACCACCAGCAGGGTGGCGTCCGCGTCGAGCCGGGCAAAGGCCTCGAGCGTCGGCGCAAGGCCCTTGCGCTGGTAGCCGGTACCCAGAAACAAAAACACCGGGCGGCGCGTATCCAGCGCCAGCGCTCGGGCAAGCTCTCGGGCATCATCGCTTAGCCGGGCACGGTCAAAGCGGCGGGTATCGACAAAGTTGTGGATCACCGAGCGCCTGTCTTCGGGCACGCCGTAGGCCTCGGCGATCTCGGCGTCGCTCTGCCGGGAGTTCGACACCAGGTGGCAGTAGGCGCCCGGCGCCATGGCCTTCGCTTCGATACGCGCTGCCACTCGATCCTTGTAGCGCCGCTGGCGCGCGGGCTTCGAGGCCAAATGGTGGTGGACGGTGCCGCCGCCGATGCGCAGCATATCGTGGGTCCAGGTCTTGCCCAGCCCGTAGACCAGGTCGTAATCGGCCTTTTTCACGTGGCGCTCCACGGCCTTGGCAAAGCGCCACATCCGCTGCGCCTTGCCCAGGCTTGCCGGACGCAGGCGGACAAAGCGAATGGCCGGGTGCGACGGCGCCACGTGGGAGCGGCAGATAATCGTCACCTCCTCGCCGCGCTCGGC
This DNA window, taken from Halomonas piscis, encodes the following:
- a CDS encoding glycosyltransferase family 4 protein, encoding MKIALVHMRHAASGGTERFLNELSRYLAERGEEVTIICRSHVAPSHPAIRFVRLRPASLGKAQRMWRFAKAVERHVKKADYDLVYGLGKTWTHDMLRIGGGTVHHHLASKPARQRRYKDRVAARIEAKAMAPGAYCHLVSNSRQSDAEIAEAYGVPEDRRSVIHNFVDTRRFDRARLSDDARELARALALDTRRPVFLFLGTGYQRKGLAPTLEAFARLDADATLLVVGRDSRQAEYQARARQLGIADKCRFLGEQPFPERYFALADCYLLPAHYEPFGFTVLEALACGTPVITTQHCGAKEVVTAEVASVVDRADNVPALADAMAYWAGRKDEAALRRRCRALALALDVEEIMAQNYRCLLDVARQKQAGQC